A part of Paenarthrobacter sp. A20 genomic DNA contains:
- a CDS encoding intradiol ring-cleavage dioxygenase: protein MTSPQQPSKEPADQDQPHPNHDRGLEFDLSTLLTRRRSLGVLVGAGASAALAACTPSTGGGSASPSSTASATATATESTTAAASPSATSTVTRAIAECGVEIPEETLGPYPGDGSNGPNVLEASGVVRRDIRSSFGTSTTKAEGVPLTVTLTLLDNANGCSPLAGAAVYVWHCDQNGKYSLYDSGLENENYLRGVQESDANGQLTFSTIYPGAYSGRWPHIHFEVFESMSNTSAAGQVLAVSQIALTERACNEVYATEGYETSARNFPNTTLASDNVFGDDGGIYQLATMSGSVAGGYTAALNVTV, encoded by the coding sequence ATGACTTCTCCTCAACAGCCGTCCAAGGAACCAGCGGACCAAGATCAGCCGCACCCGAACCATGATCGTGGCCTCGAGTTCGACCTTTCCACCCTCCTGACCCGGCGCCGCTCGCTGGGCGTTCTCGTCGGAGCGGGGGCGTCAGCGGCCCTCGCAGCCTGTACGCCAAGTACGGGAGGCGGCAGCGCGTCGCCGTCGAGCACCGCCAGCGCTACCGCCACTGCGACGGAAAGCACGACGGCGGCCGCCTCGCCATCGGCGACCAGCACTGTGACACGTGCCATCGCCGAATGTGGGGTGGAGATCCCCGAGGAGACACTCGGACCCTACCCGGGCGACGGTTCCAATGGGCCAAACGTCCTGGAAGCATCGGGAGTGGTCCGCCGCGACATAAGGTCCAGCTTTGGCACGTCCACCACGAAAGCCGAGGGGGTGCCACTGACGGTGACCCTGACGTTGCTGGACAATGCGAACGGCTGCTCACCGCTGGCAGGTGCTGCCGTATACGTCTGGCATTGCGACCAGAACGGCAAGTACTCGCTTTACGATTCAGGGCTTGAGAACGAGAACTACCTCCGGGGTGTACAGGAATCCGATGCGAACGGGCAGCTCACGTTCAGCACCATCTATCCCGGCGCCTATAGCGGCCGCTGGCCACATATTCACTTTGAGGTATTCGAATCCATGAGCAACACCAGCGCTGCCGGGCAGGTGCTCGCGGTGTCGCAGATCGCCCTGACGGAGAGGGCCTGTAACGAGGTTTATGCCACTGAAGGCTATGAGACGAGTGCCCGGAACTTCCCCAACACCACTCTGGCCTCGGACAA
- a CDS encoding cyclase family protein, with translation MTTGLWHELAPLLRNRTFTDLTHAFHPGQPRFSAFPDESREALFDMEKGDGFTAHRYSIVGQWGTHVDPPSHFVRGGRTLDQIPVDEMILPLVVLDISHRVRTDSDATPTLGDIKAWEARNGAIPSGSFVALRTGWSHRWPDNGAMANKDESGTSHTPGWSKEVLEYLVEHRDVAAVGHEQTDTDPGVATSRQDFSLETYVLAQDKWQIELLAHLDGLPEAGAVLVASWAKPLEGSGFPARVFAIH, from the coding sequence ATGACCACAGGACTTTGGCACGAGCTCGCTCCCCTGCTCCGCAACAGAACCTTCACGGACCTCACGCACGCCTTCCACCCCGGCCAGCCCCGGTTCTCCGCTTTCCCGGATGAATCCCGCGAGGCTCTCTTCGATATGGAGAAGGGCGACGGATTCACTGCCCACCGCTACTCAATAGTGGGCCAGTGGGGTACCCACGTGGACCCTCCTTCGCATTTTGTGCGCGGCGGACGGACCTTGGACCAGATACCCGTGGACGAGATGATTCTTCCCCTGGTTGTCCTGGACATCAGCCACCGCGTGCGCACGGACAGTGACGCCACCCCCACACTGGGCGACATCAAAGCCTGGGAAGCGCGAAACGGAGCAATCCCCAGCGGTTCATTCGTGGCCCTCCGCACAGGATGGAGCCACCGCTGGCCCGACAATGGGGCCATGGCCAACAAGGACGAATCCGGAACAAGCCATACCCCGGGCTGGTCGAAGGAGGTCCTTGAATACCTCGTCGAACATCGGGACGTGGCTGCGGTGGGCCACGAACAAACCGATACGGACCCTGGCGTAGCCACCTCCCGGCAGGACTTCAGCCTGGAGACCTACGTCCTTGCACAGGACAAATGGCAGATCGAACTTCTGGCGCATCTGGACGGGTTGCCCGAGGCCGGCGCCGTTCTGGTTGCGTCCTGGGCCAAGCCCCTGGAAGGCAGCGGCTTCCCGGCC